The Arachis hypogaea cultivar Tifrunner chromosome 14, arahy.Tifrunner.gnm2.J5K5, whole genome shotgun sequence genome has a segment encoding these proteins:
- the LOC112743527 gene encoding DEAD-box ATP-dependent RNA helicase 5, translating to MVMFSATWPLLVHQLAQEFMDLNPIKVVVGSEDLDANHDVMQIVEVLDDRAHDKRLVALLEKYHKSQRNRVLIFVLYKIETTRVERMLQQGGWKVVSIQGDKAQHDRTKALSLFKNGSCPLMGLVSCSRRMG from the exons ATGGTGATGTTTAGCGCTACTTGGCCCTTACTAGTTCATCAGTTAGCACAGGAGTTTATGGATCTCAACCCTATAAAA GTTGTTGTAGGTTCAGAAGACTTAGATGCGAATCATGATGTCATGCAGATAGTTGAG GTCTTGGATGACCGTGCGCATGATAAGCGACTAGTTGCTTTACTGGAAAAATACCACAAATCTCAGAG GAATCGAGTATTGATCTTTGTTTTGTACAAAATAGAAACCACACGAGTTGAAAGGATGCTTCAACAAGG AGGTTGGAAGGTTGTGTCCATACAGGGAGACAAAGCACAACATGATCGTACAAAGGCACTTTCATTATTCAAGAATGGGAGCTGCCCCTTAATG GGGCTAGTAAGTTGTTCAAGAAGAATGGGATGA